Proteins from a genomic interval of Acidobacteriota bacterium:
- a CDS encoding MATE family efflux transporter, with protein MNSTLETKQDEATPGLWATLRQAVGSSEQDFTTGSIGRAIFLLSVPMVLEMLMESLFGIVNVFWVSRLGAEAIAIVGTTEALLVLVFGIAMGLSMATTALVARRVGEGNPQAAGRAGAQAILLGTAISLVLGVIAFFGTSLLFTTLGAAPEVLAGGRRYGQIILGTNGIIMLLFLNNAVFRGAGDAAFAMRALWIGNAINLVLDPCFIFGWGPFPELGVTGSAVATTIGRGTAVLYQLSLLFRQSGRVHITRAEWRPDFTLLREIVQISIGGVFQYLIATASWMWLVRIVGYFGAPAVAAYTVAMRIIVVTILPSWGIANAAATLVGQNLGAGKPERAEKSVWIAGFANAIFLGLVTIVFLFFAEPMIRFFTVDPAVVPIGVASLKIVSYGYVFYAFGMVMTQSFNGAGDTLTPTWINLACYWAFQLPLAYALSLWAQWGANGAFWAITIAESTLAVVAVWAFRKGKWKEVKV; from the coding sequence ATGAATTCGACTTTAGAAACCAAGCAGGACGAAGCCACGCCCGGCCTTTGGGCGACGCTGCGCCAGGCCGTTGGCAGCAGCGAACAGGATTTCACTACGGGCAGCATCGGGCGCGCGATCTTTTTGCTGTCGGTGCCGATGGTGTTGGAAATGCTGATGGAATCGCTCTTTGGCATCGTCAACGTCTTTTGGGTCTCGCGGCTGGGCGCGGAAGCCATCGCCATCGTCGGCACGACCGAAGCGCTGTTGGTGCTGGTCTTCGGCATTGCGATGGGTTTGAGCATGGCGACGACGGCGCTGGTGGCGCGGCGCGTGGGCGAAGGCAATCCGCAAGCAGCCGGGCGGGCCGGGGCGCAGGCGATTTTGCTGGGCACGGCGATTTCGCTGGTGCTGGGCGTGATTGCGTTCTTTGGCACGTCGCTGCTCTTTACGACGCTGGGGGCCGCGCCGGAAGTGTTGGCGGGCGGGCGGCGTTACGGGCAAATCATCCTCGGCACGAACGGCATTATCATGCTGCTCTTTCTGAATAACGCCGTCTTTCGCGGCGCGGGCGATGCGGCCTTTGCAATGCGCGCGTTGTGGATCGGCAATGCGATCAATCTGGTGCTCGATCCGTGTTTTATCTTCGGCTGGGGGCCGTTCCCCGAATTGGGCGTGACCGGTTCGGCGGTGGCGACGACCATCGGGCGCGGCACGGCGGTGCTCTATCAACTCTCGCTGTTGTTTCGGCAAAGCGGGCGCGTCCACATCACGCGCGCGGAGTGGCGGCCTGATTTCACGCTGTTGCGCGAGATTGTGCAGATTTCGATTGGCGGCGTTTTTCAATACCTGATCGCCACAGCCAGTTGGATGTGGCTGGTGCGCATCGTCGGCTATTTCGGCGCACCGGCGGTGGCGGCTTATACCGTAGCGATGCGCATCATCGTCGTGACCATCCTGCCGTCGTGGGGCATCGCGAATGCGGCAGCGACATTGGTGGGGCAAAACCTGGGCGCGGGCAAACCGGAGCGCGCGGAAAAGTCGGTCTGGATTGCGGGCTTCGCCAATGCGATTTTCCTGGGTTTGGTGACGATTGTCTTTTTGTTCTTTGCGGAGCCGATGATCCGGTTCTTTACGGTTGATCCGGCGGTCGTGCCGATTGGTGTGGCGAGTCTGAAAATCGTCAGTTATGGCTATGTATTTTACGCCTTCGGGATGGTGATGACGCAATCCTTCAACGGCGCGGGCGACACGCTGACGCCGACGTGGATCAATCTGGCGTGTTATTGGGCGTTCCAGTTGCCGCTGGCTTATGCGCTGTCGTTGTGGGCGCAGTGGGGGGCGAATGGCGCGTTCTGGGCGATCACGATTGCGGAATCTACGCTGGCGGTGGTGGCGGTGTGGGCGTTTCGGAAAGGGAAGTGGAAAGAGGTCAAGGTCTAA
- a CDS encoding DinB family protein: MGKFMVKAVSPLAKQKLKAPPKIKPSESTLDALIVARFVDQQREVAELLKQLAAVEADRIVMTSPLMSVVTYSLLDAARLTIAHERRHLAQAQRVLESAGFPQ; encoded by the coding sequence ATGGGCAAGTTCATGGTCAAGGCGGTGTCGCCTCTGGCCAAGCAAAAGCTCAAAGCGCCGCCCAAAATCAAGCCGAGTGAGAGCACGCTGGATGCCCTGATCGTGGCGCGCTTCGTTGACCAGCAACGCGAGGTCGCGGAACTCCTCAAGCAACTGGCGGCGGTGGAGGCTGACCGCATCGTGATGACTTCGCCGTTGATGAGTGTGGTGACGTACAGCTTGTTGGACGCCGCACGCCTTACCATTGCGCACGAGCGCAGGCATTTGGCGCAGGCTCAGCGCGTGTTGGAATCCGCCGGGTTCCCGCAATAA
- a CDS encoding RidA family protein: MELKSILTENAPAPGGHYSQAIVHNGLVYVAGQLPIKPGSTEKTVGPIEEQAEQCLTNMREILRAAGSDMNRLLKVTIYISDIALWGKVNEVYTRMLGAHRPARAIVPCKELHYGFQVEIEAIAALNE, from the coding sequence ATGGAACTCAAAAGCATCCTGACAGAGAATGCGCCCGCGCCGGGCGGTCACTATTCGCAAGCGATTGTTCACAACGGCCTCGTTTATGTCGCCGGACAATTGCCCATTAAGCCGGGCAGCACGGAAAAGACCGTTGGCCCGATTGAAGAGCAAGCTGAACAATGCCTGACGAATATGCGTGAAATCCTGCGCGCGGCGGGCAGTGACATGAATCGCTTGTTGAAAGTCACGATTTATATTTCCGACATCGCGCTATGGGGCAAGGTCAATGAAGTTTATACGCGCATGCTGGGCGCACACCGTCCGGCGCGCGCCATCGTGCCGTGCAAAGAATTGCATTACGGCTTTCAGGTCGAGATCGAAGCCATTGCCGCGTTGAACGAATAG
- a CDS encoding AMP-binding protein — protein MAIKDQQAHWEAEAFGADLIDLTLGDLLDQRAAEIPHKEALVYHYPELGLEMRLSYSQYRDTVNQVARGLLALGVAKGDHVAVWAPNVPEWMLLQLALAKVGAVIVTVNTNYRAAEVEYVLQQGDIKLLCLTEELRGNPYLESVYSVAPELKDLDDPLLQKLQAARLPKLERVVLFGQQARPGVLLFEQLLALADSVADEALAARQASVQPHDVAMMQYTSGTTGFPKGVMLTHHNLVNQARVACTRGDLSTAERYVTAMPLFHIAGSLGGTIYCLYLGCTLIPLIAFDPVKQLELFQQERGTFTFAVPTMLIAMLQHPRFAEFDLSSVRQVFTGATPVPVVLMEQVKARLGADCSIVFGMTETCGAVTQSFQTDSFELKAATVGLPIPHTSIKIVDPATGATVACGESGELWTRGFSNMKGYYNMPDKTAETLDTDGWLHSGDLAAMRPDGYINIIGRVKDMIIRGGENIYPAEIEAFLMRHPKVAEAQLVGLPDQFMGEEVAAVLKLKPGETATEDELRAYCKANISRHKVPKYFRFVAAYPLTMSGKVQKFVLRNQLIKELGLETVAELKTA, from the coding sequence ATGGCAATCAAAGATCAACAAGCACATTGGGAAGCCGAAGCATTTGGGGCTGATTTAATAGACCTGACCCTCGGCGACTTGCTGGATCAGCGCGCGGCGGAGATTCCGCACAAAGAAGCGCTCGTCTATCACTACCCCGAGCTTGGCCTGGAAATGCGGCTGAGTTACAGCCAGTACCGCGACACCGTGAACCAGGTGGCGAGAGGTTTGCTGGCGCTGGGCGTCGCAAAGGGCGATCACGTCGCCGTCTGGGCGCCGAATGTGCCGGAATGGATGCTGCTGCAACTGGCGCTGGCCAAAGTCGGTGCTGTGATCGTGACGGTCAACACCAACTACCGCGCGGCAGAGGTCGAATATGTCTTGCAGCAGGGCGACATCAAACTGCTCTGTTTGACCGAAGAATTGCGCGGCAATCCGTATTTGGAGTCGGTCTATAGCGTCGCGCCTGAGTTAAAAGACCTGGATGATCCGCTGCTTCAAAAATTGCAGGCGGCGCGGCTGCCGAAGCTGGAGCGTGTCGTATTGTTCGGCCAACAGGCGCGGCCCGGTGTGCTGCTGTTTGAACAGTTACTGGCGTTGGCGGATTCGGTTGCGGATGAAGCCTTGGCGGCGCGCCAAGCCAGCGTGCAACCGCACGACGTGGCGATGATGCAATACACCAGCGGCACGACGGGTTTTCCCAAAGGCGTGATGTTGACGCATCACAACCTGGTCAATCAGGCGCGCGTGGCCTGTACGCGCGGCGATTTAAGCACGGCGGAGCGGTATGTGACGGCGATGCCGCTCTTTCACATTGCGGGCAGTTTGGGCGGGACGATTTATTGCCTTTACCTGGGCTGCACGTTGATTCCGCTGATTGCCTTCGATCCGGTCAAGCAGTTGGAACTGTTTCAGCAGGAACGCGGCACCTTCACCTTTGCCGTGCCGACGATGTTGATTGCCATGTTGCAGCATCCGCGTTTTGCCGAATTCGATTTGTCTTCCGTGCGGCAGGTGTTCACCGGTGCGACACCTGTGCCTGTCGTGCTGATGGAGCAAGTCAAAGCTCGCCTCGGCGCGGATTGCTCGATTGTCTTTGGCATGACCGAAACCTGCGGCGCGGTGACGCAATCTTTTCAGACGGACAGCTTTGAATTGAAGGCCGCGACGGTGGGGCTGCCGATTCCGCACACTTCGATCAAGATCGTAGACCCGGCGACGGGCGCGACCGTCGCGTGCGGCGAATCGGGCGAATTGTGGACGCGGGGCTTCTCAAATATGAAGGGCTATTACAATATGCCCGACAAGACGGCGGAGACCTTGGACACGGACGGCTGGCTGCATTCGGGCGATCTGGCGGCGATGCGGCCCGACGGCTACATCAACATCATCGGACGCGTCAAAGACATGATCATTCGCGGCGGCGAAAACATTTACCCTGCCGAGATCGAAGCCTTCCTGATGCGCCATCCCAAAGTCGCTGAAGCCCAACTCGTCGGTCTGCCCGATCAGTTCATGGGCGAAGAAGTCGCCGCCGTGCTCAAACTAAAACCCGGCGAGACGGCGACCGAAGACGAATTGCGCGCGTATTGCAAAGCGAACATCAGCCGCCACAAAGTGCCGAAGTATTTCCGCTTTGTCGCGGCCTATCCGCTGACGATGAGCGGCAAGGTACAAAAGTTCGTCTTGCGCAATCAGTTGATCAAAGAGCTGGGGCTTGAGACTGTAGCCGAGTTAAAGACGGCGTAG
- a CDS encoding DUF1446 domain-containing protein — MRTIRIANGQGFWGDWLDAPIQLVERGPIDYLTLDYLAEITMSILQKQKARDPQAGYARDFLYVVSRVLKKCLDNNIKIIANAGGVNPQACVAGLAGVVNKLGLTGQVKVGVVTGDDILNKLDDLLAQGLELKNMESGAALSTIRDRVKSANVYFGAAPIAEALAQGAHIVVTGRCTDTGLTLAPLIHEFGWSLADWDKMAAGTVAGHIIECGAQTTGGNCQVDWQTIPDFWDIGYPIVEAEADGSFVVTKHAGTGGRITVAGVTEQLMYEMGDPHNYLTPDVIADFTTIQLGQDGENRVRVSGVQGKAATDLYKVSISFADGFKAAGGLIYAWPDAYAKAKAADAMLRKRLDVLGLKFEEIRSQYIGVNATHEGLGGEPAPGIAEVMLRVGVRGPEQAAIQRFTTELAPLALAGPPTVTGFGGGRPKVEEVVAYWPALLPKTAVTPQVEIITV, encoded by the coding sequence ATGAGGACGATCAGAATTGCGAATGGACAGGGCTTCTGGGGCGACTGGTTGGACGCGCCGATTCAATTGGTCGAGCGCGGCCCCATTGATTACTTGACGCTCGACTATCTGGCCGAGATCACGATGTCCATTCTGCAAAAGCAGAAAGCGCGCGATCCGCAGGCGGGCTACGCGCGCGACTTTCTGTATGTCGTCAGCCGCGTGCTGAAAAAGTGCCTGGACAACAACATCAAGATCATCGCCAACGCGGGCGGCGTCAATCCACAGGCCTGTGTCGCGGGTTTGGCGGGCGTGGTCAACAAACTCGGCCTGACCGGGCAAGTCAAAGTCGGCGTCGTGACCGGCGATGACATCCTGAACAAGCTCGATGACCTGCTTGCGCAAGGCCTTGAGTTGAAAAACATGGAATCGGGCGCGGCGCTCTCAACCATCCGCGACCGCGTCAAAAGCGCCAATGTCTATTTCGGCGCGGCCCCGATTGCCGAAGCCCTAGCGCAAGGCGCGCACATCGTCGTGACCGGGCGTTGCACCGACACGGGCCTGACGCTCGCGCCCTTGATTCACGAATTCGGCTGGTCGCTCGCTGATTGGGACAAAATGGCGGCGGGCACCGTGGCCGGGCACATCATCGAATGCGGCGCGCAAACGACCGGGGGCAACTGCCAAGTGGATTGGCAGACGATCCCCGATTTCTGGGACATCGGCTATCCGATTGTCGAGGCCGAAGCGGATGGTTCTTTCGTCGTCACCAAGCACGCGGGCACGGGCGGGCGCATCACGGTCGCGGGCGTGACCGAACAGTTGATGTACGAGATGGGCGACCCGCACAATTACCTCACGCCGGATGTGATCGCTGATTTCACGACGATTCAATTGGGGCAGGATGGCGAGAACCGCGTGCGCGTGAGCGGCGTACAAGGCAAGGCTGCCACTGATCTATACAAAGTTTCGATTAGTTTTGCCGATGGATTCAAAGCCGCGGGCGGTTTGATTTACGCCTGGCCCGATGCCTACGCAAAAGCCAAAGCGGCGGATGCGATGTTGCGCAAGCGGCTTGATGTACTGGGCTTGAAGTTCGAGGAAATACGCTCGCAATACATCGGTGTCAACGCCACGCACGAAGGCTTGGGCGGCGAGCCAGCGCCCGGCATTGCCGAAGTGATGTTGCGCGTTGGTGTGCGCGGGCCTGAACAAGCGGCGATTCAACGCTTCACGACCGAGCTTGCGCCGCTGGCCTTGGCGGGGCCGCCGACGGTGACGGGCTTTGGCGGCGGGCGTCCGAAGGTGGAAGAAGTCGTGGCGTATTGGCCTGCGTTGCTGCCGAAGACGGCGGTCACGCCACAAGTCGAAATCATTACGGTTTGA
- a CDS encoding DinB family protein: MIQDFTTLTVPQLLAETDVLARDAQATFGHLNAAQLNWKPAPESWSVAQCLDHLLTGNREMLPPMAAAASGTHKASFWESVPCCRA, from the coding sequence ATGATTCAGGATTTCACTACGCTAACCGTGCCACAGTTGCTGGCGGAAACCGATGTGCTTGCGCGCGATGCGCAGGCCACGTTCGGCCATCTCAATGCCGCCCAACTGAATTGGAAACCCGCGCCTGAGAGTTGGAGCGTGGCGCAGTGTCTGGATCACCTGTTGACGGGTAATCGCGAGATGCTGCCGCCTATGGCCGCCGCCGCGAGTGGGACGCACAAGGCCAGTTTCTGGGAAAGCGTGCCCTGCTGCCGGGCTTGA
- a CDS encoding twin-arginine translocation signal domain-containing protein codes for MKLNRRKFLKHTAALALTAAGTTLLNETPTASAQTKLRAATLTGYDATGLAELIRQKKITPLELVEDTLRRIEHVNPQLNLVLTKNFDVEKARARAKASLGDGPFAGVPILLKNIVEYKDADIDFGSRLYAQGIAKNGRLHKASSPFIQAVEQAGFIVVGITNAPEFGLIETTEPTLHGAAHNPWNPAYTTGGSSGGSAASVAAGIVPLAHANDGGGSIRIPACQCGVFGLKPTRKRELTPFTVGGLANDVAGINSDLCVSRSVRDTAAYLNVVENKHNDKLPPVGMVSGPTSKRLKIALVLESINGKRPDPEVELALRASAKLCEALKHKVEEVKLPINGAELTEAFLGYWSAGTVGLDQEIEQMLGKGVKREDVLEPWTIGLMELGRKRGLFQAVGRANKAFTEAAAALEGLFKNYDVILSPVLRIPPYKLGYHDPRMNFDTLLARVLDEVSYTPLHNACGTPAMSVPLAWTKSCLPIGSQFAAWRGGEATLLQLAYELEAARPWAKKRPAIFAA; via the coding sequence ATGAAGCTAAACCGCAGAAAATTTCTGAAGCATACTGCCGCGCTGGCGTTGACTGCTGCTGGGACCACGTTGCTGAACGAAACACCGACAGCTAGCGCACAAACCAAGTTGCGCGCCGCCACCTTAACGGGCTACGACGCGACCGGCCTGGCCGAATTGATTCGCCAAAAAAAGATCACCCCACTGGAACTGGTCGAAGATACGCTGCGGCGCATTGAGCACGTCAACCCGCAACTCAATTTGGTGCTGACCAAAAACTTCGACGTGGAAAAAGCACGCGCCCGTGCCAAAGCGTCGTTGGGCGACGGCCCCTTTGCGGGCGTGCCGATTCTGTTGAAGAACATCGTCGAATACAAAGACGCCGACATTGATTTCGGTTCGCGGCTCTACGCGCAAGGCATCGCCAAAAATGGCCGCTTGCATAAGGCGAGTTCGCCGTTCATTCAAGCCGTAGAGCAAGCCGGGTTCATCGTCGTGGGCATCACCAACGCGCCCGAGTTCGGTTTGATCGAAACGACCGAACCAACCCTACACGGCGCGGCGCACAATCCTTGGAATCCGGCCTACACCACAGGCGGTTCCAGCGGCGGTTCGGCGGCCTCAGTCGCGGCGGGCATCGTGCCGCTGGCGCACGCCAATGACGGCGGCGGTTCGATCCGCATTCCAGCCTGTCAGTGCGGCGTGTTCGGTTTGAAGCCGACGCGCAAACGCGAATTGACGCCCTTCACGGTTGGCGGTTTGGCGAATGACGTGGCGGGCATCAACAGCGATCTGTGCGTCAGCCGTTCGGTGCGCGATACGGCGGCTTATTTGAATGTGGTCGAAAACAAGCACAACGACAAATTGCCGCCCGTTGGCATGGTCAGCGGCCCCACCAGCAAGCGGTTGAAGATCGCGCTGGTGCTCGAAAGCATCAACGGCAAGCGGCCCGACCCCGAAGTCGAACTGGCACTACGCGCTTCAGCCAAGCTGTGTGAAGCGCTCAAACACAAGGTCGAAGAGGTCAAGCTGCCGATCAATGGCGCGGAACTCACCGAAGCTTTTCTTGGCTATTGGTCGGCGGGCACGGTTGGCTTAGACCAAGAGATCGAGCAGATGCTGGGCAAAGGCGTCAAACGTGAAGACGTGCTGGAACCTTGGACGATTGGCTTGATGGAATTGGGCCGCAAGCGCGGACTGTTTCAAGCCGTCGGACGCGCCAACAAAGCGTTCACCGAAGCGGCGGCGGCGCTGGAAGGTCTCTTCAAAAACTACGATGTGATTCTCTCGCCGGTCTTGCGCATTCCGCCCTACAAACTGGGTTATCACGATCCGCGCATGAATTTCGACACGCTGCTGGCGCGGGTGCTGGATGAAGTCTCCTATACACCGCTGCACAATGCCTGCGGCACACCCGCAATGTCGGTGCCGCTCGCTTGGACAAAGAGCTGCCTGCCCATCGGCAGCCAATTCGCGGCCTGGCGCGGCGGTGAAGCGACGTTGTTGCAACTGGCCTATGAACTGGAAGCGGCGCGGCCCTGGGCGAAAAAGCGTCCGGCCATCTTTGCGGCTTAG